A window of Cyclopterus lumpus isolate fCycLum1 chromosome 14, fCycLum1.pri, whole genome shotgun sequence contains these coding sequences:
- the tmigd1 gene encoding transmembrane and immunoglobulin domain-containing protein 1 has protein sequence MKLMFRPLLFHLLLFCATQTFGVKIQSVPGVNNEGVIETELEKSVSLVCQHDGGHDTLVDEELVWLRNGAVVSLTEGNKKGRSSVCVTPVIYDDNGVTFSCHLSKNATVTASVTLNVTYHPQLSGSEEVAVEEEAELVLRCDILANPPVSSVSWKLNGSVVDLLAGGFSLTNDGFTSKLTVNSVEKSLHEGTYQCTATSLIYGEHSKQFSVTVTETTFKFPLMPMVAGVVVVCLTSLLAVVSRWNRITKCCK, from the exons ATGAAGTTGATGTTCAGACCACTTCTTTTCCATTTGCTCCTGTTCTGTGCAACCCAAACATTCG GTGTCAAGATCCAGTCTGTCCCAGGAGTCAACAATGAGGGTGTTATAGAGACAGAGCTGGAGAAGTCTGTGTCTCTGGTTTGTCAGCATGACGGCGGCCACGACACTCTGGTTGATGAAGAGTTGGTCTGGCTGAGGAATGGCGCTGTCGTCAGTCTGACAGAAGGAAACAAGAAGGGTCGCAGCAGCGTGTGTGTTACACCCGTCATCTATGACGACAATGGGGTCACTTTCAGCTGCCACCTGAGCAAAAATGCCACAGTTACGGCCTCGGTCACCCTAAATGTCACAT ATCACCCACAGCTCTCTGGGTCAGAGGAAGTTGCAGTAGAAGAAGAGGCAGAGCTCGTCCTGCGGTGCGATATCTTGGCCAATCCTCCGGTCTCATCTGTGTCTTGGAAACTAAATGGAAGCGTAGTGGATCTATTAGCAGGTGGCTTCTCATTGACCAATGACGGCTTTACAAGCAAGCTCACTGTCAACAGTGTGGAGAAAAGTTTGCATGAAGGCACATATCAGTGCACAGCAACATCTCTAATCTATGGTGAACACAGCAAGCAATTCAGTGTCACAGTAACAG AAACGACATTTAAGTTCCCACTGATGCCCATGGTAGCAGGGGTAGTGGTGGTGTGCCTTACTTCGCTTCTTGCTGTTGTCTCACGGTGGAACAGAATTACAAAG TGCTGCAAGTAG
- the slc47a1 gene encoding multidrug and toxin extrusion protein 1, producing MEKLGFPDPAHPSPGAGLTDGVSVAKTARAEGDDAAVAAVSSKLFRCACVRRWIPLAYREELYHVLRLTGPLLLSRILHFLQLFVISIFCGHIGNAELAGYALASVMINMTTLATGYGLALACDTLISQTFGSKNMKRVGVILQRSSLILLIFCLPCWGLLINTQTLLLILHQEYEVARIAQLYANAFIPAVPAIFLHQLQVAYLQNQGIILPQLYTAAVANIFNLGANYVLIYSLELGVIGSAIANSLSQITICLLLFGYIRWKKLHLQTWGGWSTDCLQEWGSYMKLAIPSTFMVCFEWWIWEIGGLLAGILGEVDLAAQHVMVEITSITFMFPLGVHAAACVRVGNALGAGNMTLAIVTCKVVLVLSGVIAVFQGIVIAGCKSVVGYIFTSDENIVEIVSDNLTVYTFLQFFDAILCVSTGILIGAGMQKIAALANLVCYYCIGLPVGTALMFAAKLRLLGFWLGILTCVFCEAGFFLFIIFKLNWKKVTHKAQLRAGKKVVVIPKRPGSTVLSETMVPDISDFPDTAQLDGEEALKMEGYSPVNSQDQELKVGHEAEANNTNTAEGDAERTKKTSNTKTPALLSVTELILRRGLVFLVSVLILVIGVAFHIAFPVQEPSTQSRANLTQNWTNDPTPTPLAPQDLTLKL from the exons aTGGAGAAGCTCGGTTTCCCGGACCCAGCACACCCATCGCCGGGTGCAGGGCTCACTGATGGGGTTTCTGTTGCCAAGACAGCAAGGGCTGAGGGAGACGACGCGGCGGTGGCAGCCGTTAGCTCCAAACTTTttcggtgtgcgtgtgtgagacgTTGGATACCACTGGCCTACAGAGAGGAACTCTACCACGTCTTACGGCTCACAGGTCCACTG CTGCTGTCTCGGATTCTGCACTTCCTCCAGCTATTTGTTATCAGCATATTCTGTGGTCACATTGGCAATGCGGAACTGGCTGGATACGCTCTCGCCTCAGTG ATGATTAACATGACCACACTTGCAACAGGCTATGGCCTCGCTCTGGCCTGTGACACACTCATTTCTCAG ACATTTGGCAGTAAGAACATGAAACGTGTGGGAGTAATCCTCCAAAGGAGTTCATTGATCCTGCTGATTTTTTGTCTGCCCTGTTGGGGTCTTCTCATCAACACTCAAACCTTGCTGCTCATCTTGCACCAAGAGTATGAGGTGGCGAG AATTGCCCAGCTCTACGCAAATGCATTTATTCCAGCTGTTCCA GCCATATTCCTGCACCAGCTGCAAGTTGCCTACTTGCAAAACCAA GGGATCATTCTGCCTCAGCTGTACACTGCAGCAGTtgcaaacatttttaatttggggGCCAACTACGTTTTAATTTACAGCCTCGAGTTGGGAGTCAT TGGATCAGCAATAGCTAACAGCCTCTCTCAGATCACTATCTGCCTGCTGCTGTTTGGCTACATCAGATGGAAGAAGCTTCATCTGCAGACATGGGGAG GCTGGTCCACTGACTGTCTGCAGGAGTGGGGCTCCTATATGAAGCTGGCTATTCCCAGTACATTCATGGTCTGCTTTGAATGGTGGATCTGGGAGATTGGAGGTCTCCTTGCTG GTATACTGGGAGAGGTGGATCTGGCTGCCCAGCATGTGATGGTGGAAATAACATCCATTACATTTATG TTCCCTCTAGGTGTCCATGCAGCtgcctgtgtgcgtgttgggAATGCTCTGGGGGCCGGGAACATGACCTTGGCCATAGTCACCTGCAAAGTGGTGCTGGTTCTGTCAG GGGTGATCGCTGTGTTCCAGGGTATTGTCATCGCTGGCTGTAAGTCCGTTGTTGGCTACATATTCACATCTGATGA AAACATTGTGGAGATTGTCTCAGATAACCTCACAGTCTACACATTTCTACAATTCTTTGATGCTATTCTg tgcGTCAGCACAGGGATCCTTATTGGAGCTGGGATGCAGAAAATTGCTGCCTTGGCCAACCTGGTGTGTTACTACTGCATCGGTCTGCCAGTGGGAACAGCTCTTATGTTTGCTGCCAAGCTCAGATTATTAG GTTTTTGGCTCGGCATCTTGacgtgtgttttctgtgaggcAGGTTTCTTCCTCTTTATAATCTTCAAACTCAACTGGAAGAAAGTCACACACAAG GCTCAACTGCGAGCTGGAAAGAAAGTGGTGGTGATACCAAAGCGGCCTGGTAGTACAGTGCTTAGTGAGACGATGGTGCCTGACATCTCAGACTTCCCCGATACA GCCCAGTTGGATGGTGAAGAAGCTCTCAAAATGGAGGGCTACAGTCCAGTCAACAGCCAGGACCAGGAGCTGAAAGTGGGTCACGAGGCTGAGGCCAACAACACAAATACAGCTGAGGGGGATGCCGAAAGGACCAAAAAGACTTCAAACACCAAAACTCCAGCGCTTCTTTCTGTCACTGAGCTGATCTTGCGCCGGGGACTTGTCTTCTTGGTTTCAGTTCTCATTTTAGTCATAGGTGTCGCTTTTCACATTGCTTTCCCTGTACAGGAGCCCTCCACTCAGAGCAGGGCCAACTTGACCCAGAACTGGACTAATGACCCTACTCCTACACCACTGGCTCCACAGGACCTGACCCTAAAGCTCTGA
- the LOC117743202 gene encoding protein PIMREG-like isoform X1, which translates to MASSVMDGVGKAVVGLWRAHTVLDESDNAESSPEAPDRFRKLRSSTSLNSLRMTLRKRLPLRSVQTNSLPENQTMETQKEPPKPNTVRKLTRSARNSVTEVYQRLQRTREFSREECLVATPGQACDGEEPAASTSRTPRRTAGQTATPRRTPRSATTPRRTPGSRGRRLQTPESGVRGVKKGGGRRQLVRMAALQSPFASPNTQNQRKRFDSDLESVSSGIRRLKHLSKAFDNIIGRDNGTSTMDRSGGAVMRKLDPSGKLSRSNLTRRATNLSNTLGGWAHTAVNTIHKPN; encoded by the exons ATGGCATCTTCAGTGATGGATGGAGTAGGTAAAGCCGTAGTAGGATTGTGGCGGGCGCATACGGTCCTGGATGAGTCTGACAATGCAGAGAGCTCCCCAGAAGCCCCCGACCGTTTCCGCAAGCTTCGCTCTTCTACTTCACTTAACTCTCTGCGGATGACTTTGCGCAAGCGACTCCCACTACGTTCTGTCCAAACCAACTCCCTCCCAGAAAATCAAACTATGGAAACCCAGAAAGAGCCGCCAAAGCCCAACACAGTCCGCAAACTTACACGCAGTGCTCGGAACTCCGTTACTGAAGTATATCAG AGGCTGCAGAGGACAAGAGAGTTTTCACGTGAGGAGTGTTTGGTAGCGACCCCAGGTCAGGCATGTGATGGGGAAGAACCTGCTGCATCAACTTCTCGCACCCCAAGACGCACAGCTGGCCAAACTGCAACACCCAGACGCACCCCCAGATCAGCTACGACGCCTCGACGTACCCCTGGCTCCAGAGGAAGAAGGCTCCAGACTCCTGAGTCTGGTGTACGAGGGGTGAAAAAGGGAGGGGGCAGGAGGCAGCTGGTCCGCATGGCTGCATTACAAAGTCCCTTTGCCTCTCCCAACACACAGAACCAGAGGAA AAGGTTTGACAGCGATTTGGAGTCGGTGTCCAGTGGAATCAGGAGGCTCAAACATCTGTCCAAGGCCTTTGACAACATAATTGGCAGAGACAACGG aaCCAGTACAATGGACCGTTCTGGAGGAGCAGTGATGAGAAAGTTGGACCCTAGCGGTAAACTCAGTCGCTCAAACCTCACACGGCGAGCCACGAACCTCTCAAACACACTGGGAGGTTGGGCCCACACGGCTGTGAACACCATTCACAAACCCAACTGA
- the LOC117743202 gene encoding protein PIMREG-like isoform X2 — protein sequence MASSVMDGVGKAVVGLWRAHTVLDESDNAESSPEAPDRFRKLRSSTSLNSLRMTLRKRLPLRSVQTNSLPENQTMETQKEPPKPNTVRKLTRSARNSVTEVYQRLQRTREFSREECLVATPGQACDGEEPAASTSRTPRRTAGQTATPRRTPRSATTPRRTPGSRGRRLQTPESGVRGVKKGGGRRQLVRMAALQSPFASPNTQNQRKRFDSDLESVSSGIRRLKHLSKAFDNIIGRDNGQFNYSLIVE from the exons ATGGCATCTTCAGTGATGGATGGAGTAGGTAAAGCCGTAGTAGGATTGTGGCGGGCGCATACGGTCCTGGATGAGTCTGACAATGCAGAGAGCTCCCCAGAAGCCCCCGACCGTTTCCGCAAGCTTCGCTCTTCTACTTCACTTAACTCTCTGCGGATGACTTTGCGCAAGCGACTCCCACTACGTTCTGTCCAAACCAACTCCCTCCCAGAAAATCAAACTATGGAAACCCAGAAAGAGCCGCCAAAGCCCAACACAGTCCGCAAACTTACACGCAGTGCTCGGAACTCCGTTACTGAAGTATATCAG AGGCTGCAGAGGACAAGAGAGTTTTCACGTGAGGAGTGTTTGGTAGCGACCCCAGGTCAGGCATGTGATGGGGAAGAACCTGCTGCATCAACTTCTCGCACCCCAAGACGCACAGCTGGCCAAACTGCAACACCCAGACGCACCCCCAGATCAGCTACGACGCCTCGACGTACCCCTGGCTCCAGAGGAAGAAGGCTCCAGACTCCTGAGTCTGGTGTACGAGGGGTGAAAAAGGGAGGGGGCAGGAGGCAGCTGGTCCGCATGGCTGCATTACAAAGTCCCTTTGCCTCTCCCAACACACAGAACCAGAGGAA AAGGTTTGACAGCGATTTGGAGTCGGTGTCCAGTGGAATCAGGAGGCTCAAACATCTGTCCAAGGCCTTTGACAACATAATTGGCAGAGACAACGG GCAGTTCAACTATTCCCTAATTGTGGAGTAG